From a single Planococcus shenhongbingii genomic region:
- a CDS encoding MsnO8 family LLM class oxidoreductase, with amino-acid sequence MKLSVLDQAPVTTGNTAEDAMKKAVELAVLADKLGYSRMWMAEHHGSGAFSSSAPEVTAAYLSAKTENIRIGTGGVMMMHYSPLKLAEVFKTLSALAPGRIDFGVGRAPGGDHSSIYALSQGRRAMTDDMYGKFDTALKLINDEVPDDNMYNKTIASPTNIKLPEAWLLGSSGNSALEAGRMGVGYSFAQFFNGGMTKDILDSYRANFVPSAFMENPEISVSYLVTTAETAEEAEYEALPQDISRLMLMKGRIMPLMTPEEAQNSALTEMDRMQIQANRNIHLVGSAKDVADQLQREQIEYGFEEAMICSIPHSQEKRLDVYRLLAQELF; translated from the coding sequence ATGAAACTAAGCGTATTGGACCAAGCTCCCGTGACGACAGGAAACACGGCAGAAGACGCCATGAAAAAAGCGGTGGAACTCGCGGTTCTCGCCGACAAGTTAGGCTACAGCCGGATGTGGATGGCGGAACATCATGGCTCAGGCGCATTTTCCAGCTCCGCTCCTGAAGTCACTGCTGCTTACTTGAGTGCCAAAACGGAGAACATCCGAATCGGCACAGGCGGCGTGATGATGATGCATTATTCGCCTTTGAAACTTGCGGAGGTGTTCAAGACATTGAGCGCACTTGCGCCAGGCCGCATCGATTTCGGTGTAGGACGCGCACCGGGAGGCGACCATAGTTCCATCTATGCCTTGTCTCAAGGACGCCGGGCCATGACGGATGATATGTACGGGAAATTCGACACGGCGCTGAAACTGATCAATGACGAAGTGCCTGACGATAATATGTACAATAAAACAATCGCTTCTCCAACAAATATCAAGCTGCCGGAAGCTTGGCTGCTCGGCTCCAGTGGCAATAGCGCATTGGAAGCGGGACGAATGGGCGTCGGCTATTCATTTGCCCAATTTTTCAACGGTGGAATGACGAAAGACATTTTGGATTCCTACCGGGCAAATTTCGTCCCTTCCGCTTTTATGGAGAACCCCGAAATTTCGGTGTCGTATTTAGTGACAACGGCTGAAACGGCCGAAGAAGCGGAATACGAAGCATTGCCGCAGGATATTTCGCGCCTGATGCTAATGAAAGGCCGCATTATGCCCCTCATGACACCCGAAGAAGCACAAAACTCGGCACTAACGGAAATGGACCGCATGCAAATCCAGGCAAACCGCAATATCCATTTAGTCGGTTCTGCCAAAGACGTCGCAGATCAACTGCAGCGGGAGCAAATCGAATACGGTTTTGAAGAAGCCATGATCTGCAGCATCCCCCATTCCCAGGAAAAACGGCTGGATGTCTACCGGTTGCTGGCACAGGAGTTGTTTTAA
- a CDS encoding DUF2207 domain-containing protein: MKRKIIPYALVFILALLVPVQVYAIDFDINEVRIDAQLNADGTADVTERFTYEFDDDFNGITRSLIEKKGTAIENFSASENGKSLRVEMEDGLYKIYRSGEDGDTIQIELSYEIANAVEKFEDGAQFYWAFFDESNESEYGDMTIAVTPPLPAEDVAALGYEEAYGTERVTDDGAVIFELGYVPDGENANVRAIFEPELFPGAPAMEGTVRGELAKDQEQLENEAAAFAQNQQTAKNVGIPAIVIGGALLLSGIFLAWMRSIQRKRQIRKVPYEFFVPKESMSIPALLYFTNSVFLSPNAISAAILELMRKGNIRQLTEDHFELIHRKTDYVHEATLIELLFDRIGDGQEFTLQQVEEFTKNELNHAGYNDAIAEWNKGVSLEVKEKNYYEKHPDLRGAAGILGAIFIGLAIYTGIYQLSPWMAASIALALLAFGFAIGYTPITFEGHEIRHHWRKLKAAMQNLPAEQWERLTLNEKQRAYAYLLGSDPTTAERKVAAFTFAQTTADDSSFVMNPIFMTAVFVSAGSTTAASASSGTAGSGSGAGGGGGGSGAF, encoded by the coding sequence ATGAAGAGAAAAATCATTCCATACGCATTAGTTTTTATTTTAGCTTTGCTGGTTCCTGTGCAGGTATACGCGATTGACTTTGACATTAATGAAGTCCGGATCGATGCGCAGTTAAACGCGGACGGCACAGCGGATGTCACGGAACGGTTCACATACGAATTCGATGATGATTTTAATGGCATCACCCGCAGCCTGATCGAGAAAAAAGGAACGGCCATCGAGAATTTCTCGGCTTCGGAAAACGGTAAATCATTAAGGGTGGAAATGGAAGATGGCCTTTACAAGATTTACCGTTCAGGTGAGGACGGCGACACCATTCAGATCGAACTGAGTTATGAAATTGCCAATGCGGTGGAAAAATTTGAAGATGGTGCACAGTTTTACTGGGCGTTCTTTGACGAAAGCAACGAAAGCGAATATGGCGACATGACGATTGCCGTTACTCCGCCCCTTCCGGCTGAAGATGTGGCGGCATTGGGTTACGAGGAAGCTTATGGAACAGAACGCGTCACGGACGACGGTGCCGTAATTTTCGAGTTGGGCTATGTGCCGGACGGCGAAAACGCCAATGTCCGGGCGATTTTTGAACCTGAGCTGTTCCCAGGTGCACCTGCAATGGAAGGTACTGTCCGCGGCGAACTTGCAAAAGACCAGGAGCAACTGGAAAATGAAGCGGCGGCTTTCGCTCAGAATCAGCAAACTGCAAAGAACGTCGGGATTCCAGCCATTGTGATTGGCGGCGCTTTGCTGCTGTCCGGAATTTTCTTGGCATGGATGCGTTCTATTCAGCGGAAACGGCAAATCCGTAAAGTCCCTTATGAATTTTTTGTACCGAAAGAGTCGATGAGCATTCCGGCGCTGCTTTATTTCACGAACTCGGTGTTCCTGTCGCCGAACGCCATCTCGGCAGCCATTTTGGAGCTTATGCGAAAAGGCAATATCCGGCAGCTCACGGAAGATCATTTTGAGCTGATTCACCGAAAAACCGATTATGTACATGAAGCTACTTTGATCGAGCTGTTATTCGACCGCATCGGCGACGGCCAGGAATTCACGCTTCAGCAAGTGGAAGAATTCACGAAAAACGAACTCAATCATGCGGGGTATAACGACGCCATCGCCGAATGGAATAAAGGCGTCAGCCTGGAAGTGAAGGAAAAGAATTACTACGAGAAGCACCCGGATCTGCGCGGAGCTGCCGGCATCCTGGGTGCCATATTCATCGGACTCGCCATCTATACCGGAATCTATCAGCTCTCCCCTTGGATGGCGGCTTCCATCGCTTTGGCGTTGCTCGCGTTCGGCTTTGCCATCGGCTACACGCCTATCACATTCGAAGGGCATGAAATCCGCCATCACTGGCGAAAACTGAAAGCGGCCATGCAAAATTTGCCGGCTGAACAGTGGGAACGGCTGACGCTGAATGAAAAGCAGCGCGCCTATGCCTACTTGCTCGGCAGCGACCCAACAACCGCCGAACGGAAAGTTGCGGCTTTCACTTTCGCCCAAACGACAGCAGACGATTCAAGCTTTGTCATGAATCCGATATTCATGACGGCCGTTTTCGTGTCAGCCGGTTCGACTACTGCCGCTAGTGCAAGCAGTGGAACGGCAGGCTCTGGTTCAGGAGCTGGCGGCGGTGGCGGAGGATCTGGGGCGTTCTAA
- a CDS encoding metallophosphoesterase, protein MKKAFSSKLTISTMALLIGISGLLPTSPLAVEDSSEFTLREPETGFRVLPYLQSPASTSMKVSWVSELDEPSTVTVTGPGIKGKKTVTSDPYYMEGMEYTEKELKQELTYNSGYGKTETIPQGSWLESNANYKHSVTIEGLKPNSTYSYKVKQGEETHHATFKTYPERDKWNDLTLVAFSDAETEPYGALEHREWESHPVNTYAPGSEERPDEGSAFDQKYGNKSRNDMFLVRYPLDQQTALNENLAHIEAADPDALLIAGDLGQGSGFQPAWDEFWRHFAGDYTDLASRTPLLPALGNWETYASINGGYGSDADRTPAVISRNRYHEYFDTPGDANNPQYKDSYYRTDIGPVTLLTLDSTNGVPDESAKSGTLSGEKYSENDSVLNEGVWAEEGAAGDPYYTTDTQNEFTAEAYNEAFTEVFEGTSPEDSDLPNFNPGTEQYKWAEEQLKDAREKGQIVLVQFHHAAYSNGVHGTPPNHEHPDSQSGVAMRVYTPMFEKYGVAVVLSGHDEMFERSWVDSNEDGTGFHSYDVGVAGDGLRGEKMVRDENGQLVPLDYNTHSEWSASRNEPELWKTNENGVKQLVDGGLHYGHLQMDFVNTPNGAKLTLSPVYIFPILDDNYDLVKTERRVYDDVQTIYFDKNGNMTASSEACEKPGNGKGKAIGVCKEGNGNKGNNQKNGNPPEHSNAQK, encoded by the coding sequence GTGAAGAAGGCATTTTCAAGCAAGCTAACCATTTCAACAATGGCTCTATTAATCGGCATTTCGGGCCTGCTGCCGACAAGCCCACTAGCAGTGGAAGACAGTTCTGAATTCACCTTGCGTGAACCAGAAACAGGATTTCGGGTCTTGCCCTATCTGCAGTCTCCAGCGAGTACATCGATGAAGGTCAGCTGGGTATCCGAATTGGATGAACCCAGTACGGTTACGGTCACCGGCCCTGGAATCAAAGGCAAAAAAACCGTCACATCCGATCCCTATTACATGGAAGGGATGGAGTACACGGAAAAAGAGTTAAAACAAGAATTGACGTATAACAGTGGATATGGCAAAACAGAAACCATTCCACAAGGCTCATGGCTGGAATCGAATGCCAATTATAAGCACTCTGTCACCATTGAAGGGCTAAAGCCGAATTCCACCTATTCGTATAAAGTAAAGCAAGGAGAAGAAACGCATCATGCCACGTTTAAAACGTATCCGGAACGCGACAAATGGAACGATTTAACATTGGTCGCTTTTTCTGATGCGGAAACAGAACCATACGGGGCGTTGGAACATCGCGAGTGGGAATCGCATCCGGTGAACACCTATGCACCGGGTTCAGAAGAGCGTCCAGATGAAGGGTCTGCCTTTGATCAGAAATATGGCAATAAATCACGCAATGATATGTTTTTGGTCCGCTATCCGCTTGATCAGCAAACGGCGTTAAATGAAAACTTGGCCCATATTGAGGCGGCTGACCCGGATGCACTGCTTATCGCGGGTGACCTTGGACAAGGTTCAGGATTCCAGCCTGCCTGGGATGAGTTTTGGCGTCATTTTGCAGGTGACTATACCGATCTGGCTTCGCGTACCCCATTATTGCCTGCTTTAGGAAACTGGGAAACGTATGCATCCATAAATGGAGGATATGGCAGTGATGCTGACCGGACCCCTGCCGTGATTTCGCGCAATCGATACCATGAATATTTCGATACACCTGGGGATGCGAATAATCCGCAGTATAAAGATTCTTATTACCGAACAGATATCGGTCCGGTGACCTTATTAACATTGGACTCAACAAACGGTGTTCCTGATGAATCAGCGAAATCGGGAACGTTATCTGGCGAAAAATACAGTGAAAATGATTCTGTCCTGAACGAAGGTGTATGGGCTGAGGAAGGTGCTGCGGGCGATCCGTATTATACGACCGACACACAAAATGAATTTACAGCTGAAGCCTATAACGAAGCGTTTACGGAAGTATTCGAAGGGACAAGCCCCGAAGATTCCGACTTGCCAAACTTTAACCCCGGCACAGAGCAATACAAATGGGCAGAAGAACAATTGAAAGATGCACGCGAAAAAGGACAAATCGTTCTTGTCCAATTCCACCATGCTGCGTATTCAAATGGAGTCCATGGCACGCCGCCAAATCACGAGCATCCGGACAGCCAATCTGGTGTGGCCATGAGAGTGTATACCCCGATGTTTGAAAAATACGGTGTAGCAGTGGTCCTGTCTGGACATGATGAAATGTTTGAACGCAGCTGGGTTGATTCAAATGAAGATGGCACCGGCTTTCATTCGTATGACGTCGGTGTAGCGGGTGATGGCTTACGCGGCGAAAAAATGGTCCGAGATGAAAACGGCCAGCTTGTACCGCTGGACTACAATACGCACAGCGAGTGGAGTGCAAGCCGAAACGAGCCCGAATTATGGAAAACGAATGAAAACGGCGTCAAACAGTTAGTCGATGGCGGATTGCATTATGGCCATTTGCAGATGGACTTCGTCAACACACCAAACGGTGCGAAATTAACCCTATCACCCGTCTATATTTTCCCGATTCTTGATGACAACTATGACTTGGTCAAAACAGAACGCCGTGTCTACGATGATGTTCAAACAATCTATTTTGATAAAAACGGAAACATGACTGCATCATCAGAAGCGTGCGAGAAACCAGGGAACGGAAAAGGAAAAGCGATTGGTGTTTGCAAAGAAGGAAATGGGAATAAAGGAAACAACCAAAAGAATGGCAATCCTCCGGAACACAGCAACGCACAGAAATAA
- a CDS encoding ABC transporter ATP-binding protein has product MEAENDKVLSIKNLTMSYGNKNVLNGINLEVSKGQIIGYIGPNGAGKSTTVKIMLGLIDDYKGEVVIFGQDISSGNPSYKKRIGYVPENAEAYDNLTAMEYLVFTGELYGMDGDAAQAKAERLLQQFDLQDARHSRLSSFSKGMKQKVMIIASLLHDPDLLFWDEPLSGLDANSVMVIQEILAQLAAQGKTIFYSSHIMDLVEKISNRIVLLVKGEVVADGTFEELQELSAEGSLSGIFNQLTGFTEHRSKARDFVSIVQGDRDDA; this is encoded by the coding sequence ATGGAGGCAGAAAACGACAAAGTGTTATCAATTAAAAACCTGACAATGAGCTATGGCAATAAGAATGTATTGAACGGCATCAATCTTGAAGTCTCAAAAGGGCAGATCATCGGATACATCGGGCCGAACGGAGCGGGGAAAAGTACGACCGTTAAAATCATGCTGGGGCTGATCGATGACTACAAGGGAGAAGTGGTGATTTTCGGGCAGGATATTTCTTCAGGGAATCCTTCGTATAAAAAGAGAATCGGCTATGTGCCGGAAAATGCGGAAGCTTACGACAACCTGACGGCGATGGAGTATTTGGTGTTTACCGGGGAACTTTATGGCATGGACGGTGACGCTGCGCAGGCAAAAGCGGAACGGCTGCTGCAGCAATTCGATTTGCAGGATGCGCGCCATTCCCGACTTTCTTCTTTTTCAAAAGGCATGAAGCAAAAAGTGATGATTATTGCGAGTCTCTTGCATGATCCGGATTTATTGTTCTGGGACGAGCCGCTCAGCGGACTGGACGCCAACAGCGTGATGGTCATCCAGGAAATTCTGGCGCAGCTGGCAGCACAGGGAAAAACCATTTTTTATTCCTCGCATATCATGGACCTGGTGGAGAAAATCAGCAACCGCATTGTCCTGCTGGTGAAAGGGGAAGTGGTGGCGGACGGCACGTTTGAAGAGCTGCAGGAACTGAGCGCAGAAGGGTCACTTTCCGGGATTTTCAATCAATTGACGGGCTTTACGGAGCATCGCAGCAAAGCCCGGGATTTTGTGTCGATTGTCCAAGGAGACCGGGACGATGCGTGA
- a CDS encoding peptidoglycan-binding domain-containing protein, translating into MKKKWIPMLLAFGLLVASPFSLQPVEATSHTAEVQEDKLPANLENLMNIAPEHQFTLRKGSKRIEVELLQWTLNHYGLKTAVDGVFGAETDKNVRQYQAEKGLTVDGIVGVNTWVAIYGEHEKPADPEGELPAELRNLMDIAPEHQFILREGSKRIEVELLQWTLNWHGLKTAVDGIFGPETKRNVRQYQADKGLKVDGIVGVNTWVAIYGEY; encoded by the coding sequence GTGAAGAAGAAATGGATTCCGATGCTGCTGGCATTCGGGTTATTGGTTGCCTCTCCCTTCTCCTTACAGCCGGTGGAAGCCACAAGCCATACAGCTGAAGTTCAGGAAGACAAGCTGCCAGCCAACCTTGAAAATCTCATGAATATCGCCCCGGAGCATCAGTTTACGCTGCGTAAAGGCAGTAAGCGCATTGAAGTGGAACTCCTCCAATGGACATTAAATCACTATGGACTAAAAACGGCGGTTGATGGCGTTTTCGGGGCTGAGACCGACAAGAATGTCCGGCAATATCAGGCTGAAAAAGGCTTGACAGTCGACGGCATTGTCGGCGTGAATACATGGGTCGCCATATACGGGGAACATGAAAAACCTGCAGATCCAGAAGGAGAACTGCCAGCCGAACTGAGAAATCTAATGGACATAGCACCGGAGCATCAATTCATCCTGCGCGAAGGCAGTAAGCGCATTGAAGTGGAACTTCTCCAATGGACATTAAATTGGCATGGCCTAAAAACGGCGGTTGATGGAATCTTTGGACCCGAGACAAAAAGAAATGTCCGGCAATACCAGGCAGACAAAGGCTTGAAAGTTGATGGCATTGTCGGCGTGAATACGTGGGTCGCTATATACGGGGAGTATTAG
- a CDS encoding vWA domain-containing protein, translating to MSGISLKKKAATIVLEKKKLTGVSARVGVVLDISGSMRKLYNEGVVQDVVERVLAVASQFDDDGELDVWVYDNEFSRLPAATEATFMGYVEKNILSNTGVHKFGRNDEPKVMEDVIRKYTKQDPSDEPVFLVFINDGGCKPGIKKFIVESSDQPIFWQFVGIGDSNFDVLRKLDTMGGRVVDNANFFHLDDISQVSDEELYDQLLNEFPMWLKEAKEKQILK from the coding sequence ATCAGTGGCATCTCATTGAAGAAAAAAGCGGCAACGATTGTGTTGGAAAAGAAGAAATTGACTGGGGTTTCTGCCAGAGTCGGTGTTGTGCTTGATATTTCAGGTTCGATGAGAAAATTGTACAACGAAGGTGTCGTACAGGATGTGGTGGAGCGGGTGCTGGCTGTCGCAAGCCAGTTCGATGATGACGGCGAGCTGGATGTCTGGGTTTACGACAACGAATTCTCACGGCTGCCGGCAGCGACCGAAGCGACATTCATGGGCTATGTGGAAAAAAACATCCTGTCGAATACTGGCGTCCACAAATTCGGCCGCAACGACGAACCGAAAGTGATGGAAGATGTAATCCGCAAGTATACGAAGCAAGACCCGAGCGATGAGCCGGTGTTCCTTGTCTTCATCAATGATGGCGGATGCAAACCGGGCATCAAGAAATTCATCGTGGAATCATCAGACCAGCCGATTTTCTGGCAGTTTGTCGGGATTGGCGATTCGAATTTTGATGTCTTGCGAAAACTCGATACAATGGGCGGGCGCGTCGTCGACAACGCGAACTTCTTCCATCTTGACGACATCAGTCAAGTATCGGACGAAGAATTATATGATCAGCTGTTGAATGAATTTCCCATGTGGCTGAAGGAAGCGAAAGAAAAGCAGATTTTGAAGTAA
- a CDS encoding N(5)-(carboxyethyl)ornithine synthase, translating into MGFVISHKNNEKRRAILPKDMSGIKFPERLYFEQGYGEALGIADEEYKAHGVHIVSRERALECEAIVDVKLGDADYFDQITEGKLLIGWAHAVQDIRFTDAVLAGNHTVIAWEEMFEGGRYIFYRNREVAGEAAILQAYQHVGKMPYETKVAILGNGHTAKGAMRILHGLGAEVDVFGRRLESLFREKMTEYDVLVNCVMWDTKRTDRIIYKEDLKRLKKGATIIDVSCDPELEIETSRPSTIDNPVYTVDGIIHYTVDNTPAMFPHTVTKVLSEGFWSMLDDLTEGNWSDMVKEAVVIENGRIIDPNITEFREARGLLVK; encoded by the coding sequence TTGGGATTTGTCATCAGCCATAAGAACAACGAAAAACGCCGGGCAATTTTGCCGAAGGATATGTCGGGCATCAAGTTTCCCGAGCGCCTGTATTTTGAACAGGGATACGGAGAAGCATTAGGCATAGCGGACGAAGAATATAAGGCGCATGGCGTCCATATCGTCTCGCGCGAACGCGCATTGGAATGTGAAGCGATTGTTGACGTGAAACTTGGCGACGCCGATTATTTCGACCAAATCACTGAAGGCAAACTATTGATCGGCTGGGCCCATGCGGTCCAGGACATCCGTTTCACTGACGCTGTCCTTGCAGGGAACCACACGGTCATCGCATGGGAAGAAATGTTCGAAGGTGGCCGTTATATCTTCTACCGCAACCGCGAAGTAGCGGGCGAAGCGGCTATTCTTCAAGCGTACCAGCATGTCGGCAAAATGCCGTATGAAACGAAAGTGGCGATCCTTGGAAACGGGCATACTGCCAAAGGCGCAATGCGCATCCTCCACGGACTTGGCGCAGAAGTTGATGTGTTCGGGCGCAGGCTCGAATCGCTGTTCCGCGAGAAAATGACGGAATACGATGTTCTCGTAAACTGCGTTATGTGGGACACAAAACGCACAGACCGCATCATCTACAAAGAAGATTTGAAACGTTTGAAAAAAGGCGCCACGATCATCGATGTCAGCTGCGACCCGGAACTGGAAATCGAAACGTCACGCCCGTCGACGATCGACAATCCGGTGTACACGGTTGACGGCATCATCCATTACACAGTCGACAACACGCCGGCCATGTTCCCGCATACCGTCACAAAAGTGTTGAGCGAAGGTTTCTGGAGCATGCTTGATGACTTGACGGAAGGCAATTGGTCCGACATGGTCAAAGAAGCAGTCGTCATTGAAAACGGCCGCATCATCGACCCAAACATCACCGAGTTCAGAGAAGCACGCGGCTTGTTGGTGAAATAA
- a CDS encoding DNA/RNA non-specific endonuclease: MAAEKEAEEKAKVEELAKQKEAQELAAKEKAAAEAAAQLNNERFAGYDLIEVDGGDVSGYREANVVVDIGYGDREYWAFTNEYGQLVRVIADELVLQDDSSEPVTSSGRYYSDEAKVPGVESDLLDEGHVIADSLGGVSNAYNITPQESTLNRHGDQAYMEKVIRDAGGATNFEAIITYPDTETQIPSSYQYTYTVMGNEVIDTFDNVNPDEVNASLGLTGSEPADSSSPTPESAPAESAPANTGGDVSSVDTNGNGQVTIKEAEAAGFSMPIMSDHWLYPHMRDNDNDGMVGE, from the coding sequence CTGGCGGCTGAGAAAGAAGCGGAAGAAAAAGCGAAGGTTGAAGAGCTTGCGAAACAGAAAGAAGCGCAGGAACTGGCAGCTAAAGAAAAAGCCGCTGCGGAAGCAGCAGCCCAACTAAATAATGAACGGTTCGCTGGATATGACCTTATCGAAGTGGATGGCGGTGATGTGTCTGGATACCGCGAAGCCAACGTCGTCGTTGATATCGGGTATGGGGACCGTGAATACTGGGCCTTTACGAATGAATATGGGCAGCTGGTGCGTGTCATTGCAGACGAACTCGTTCTACAAGATGACAGCAGCGAACCGGTAACATCGTCTGGCAGATATTACTCGGATGAGGCGAAGGTTCCAGGCGTCGAAAGTGACCTTTTAGATGAAGGGCATGTCATTGCGGATTCTCTCGGAGGGGTATCGAATGCCTATAACATCACCCCGCAGGAAAGTACGCTCAACCGGCATGGTGATCAGGCTTATATGGAAAAAGTGATCCGCGATGCAGGCGGCGCAACGAATTTTGAAGCGATCATCACCTATCCAGATACGGAAACGCAGATCCCTTCAAGTTACCAGTATACCTATACAGTCATGGGCAACGAAGTCATTGATACCTTTGACAACGTGAACCCGGATGAAGTAAACGCATCACTCGGTTTAACAGGCAGTGAGCCTGCTGATTCAAGCAGTCCAACCCCAGAGAGTGCCCCTGCAGAGTCAGCCCCTGCAAACACAGGCGGAGATGTTTCCAGTGTCGATACAAACGGCAATGGACAAGTGACGATTAAAGAAGCAGAAGCAGCAGGTTTCAGTATGCCCATCATGAGCGATCATTGGTTATACCCCCATATGCGGGATAATGATAATGACGGCATGGTCGGCGAGTAA
- a CDS encoding YfiT family bacillithiol transferase produces the protein MDVKFPIGELEVPENVKAEHIQEWLGKIGSYTTRLREAVDGLNEEQLGKKYREGSWTVRQLVHHIADSQLTMYQRLRLALTDDNPTVPAFDQEKWAALPDNDLPVESSIRILEGLNERIVALGQHVTDEQLSRVFTHETNGEISVATKLAKLCWHEEHHLEHIKIALAN, from the coding sequence ATGGATGTGAAATTTCCTATTGGAGAATTAGAAGTTCCTGAAAACGTGAAAGCTGAGCATATCCAGGAATGGCTCGGGAAAATCGGCAGTTACACGACGCGGCTGCGGGAAGCGGTCGATGGCTTGAACGAGGAGCAACTCGGCAAGAAGTACCGGGAAGGCAGCTGGACCGTGCGTCAGCTGGTGCACCACATTGCGGATTCGCAGCTTACTATGTACCAGCGCCTGCGGCTGGCTTTGACGGATGACAATCCGACGGTTCCGGCTTTTGATCAGGAAAAATGGGCGGCACTTCCGGATAACGATCTGCCAGTGGAAAGTTCGATCCGGATACTGGAAGGCTTGAACGAACGGATCGTGGCACTTGGGCAGCATGTGACGGACGAGCAATTGAGCCGCGTCTTCACCCATGAAACAAACGGCGAGATCAGCGTCGCCACGAAACTGGCGAAACTTTGCTGGCACGAAGAGCATCATCTGGAGCATATCAAGATCGCCTTGGCGAACTAA
- a CDS encoding aldo/keto reductase, translating to MEKAIPEVTLNDGTMLPVTGLGTYGLWGNAGANAVSSGINAGYRLIDTAYNYENEGAVGEGIKRSGISREELWITSKLPGRYHTYDKALVAIQESLYRSKLDYLDLYVIHWPLPNQNQYVEAWQALIDAKKWGLVRSIGVSNFLPEHLERIIGETGVTPSLNQVELHPFFIQEEQRQAHEKHNIQTQSWSPLARAADILSNETIRKIAGNHNKSIAQIVLRWHYQIGSVSIPRSTSPQRQRENLEIFDFALSEAEMAEIAELSRPDGRLNSQDPATYEEF from the coding sequence ATGGAAAAAGCAATACCAGAAGTGACGTTGAACGACGGCACCATGCTGCCGGTTACCGGACTCGGTACATATGGCCTTTGGGGCAATGCAGGGGCGAACGCAGTCAGCAGCGGGATCAATGCCGGTTACCGGCTGATCGATACGGCCTACAATTATGAGAACGAAGGAGCAGTCGGGGAAGGGATCAAGCGCAGCGGCATATCCCGCGAGGAATTATGGATTACTTCCAAGCTGCCAGGCCGCTATCATACTTACGACAAAGCATTGGTTGCCATTCAGGAATCGCTGTACCGTTCGAAGCTGGATTATTTAGATCTGTATGTGATTCACTGGCCGCTTCCAAATCAAAACCAATATGTGGAAGCGTGGCAAGCATTGATTGATGCGAAGAAATGGGGGCTCGTCCGATCGATTGGCGTGAGCAACTTCCTGCCTGAGCACCTGGAGCGCATCATTGGGGAAACCGGGGTAACGCCGAGTCTCAACCAGGTTGAATTGCATCCGTTCTTCATTCAGGAAGAACAGCGGCAAGCGCATGAGAAACACAATATCCAAACCCAGTCATGGAGCCCGCTTGCCAGGGCTGCTGATATTCTGTCGAATGAAACAATCCGTAAAATCGCCGGGAACCACAATAAGTCAATTGCTCAAATTGTACTGCGCTGGCATTACCAGATCGGCTCTGTTTCGATTCCGAGATCCACTTCTCCTCAGCGGCAGCGGGAAAACCTGGAGATTTTTGATTTTGCCTTAAGTGAAGCCGAAATGGCTGAAATAGCCGAGTTATCCCGGCCGGACGGCAGACTGAATAGCCAAGATCCAGCTACCTATGAAGAGTTTTAA